The genomic DNA GGGACGCAGCAATGCCGGATCAAGCACGTCGGGACGGTTGGTAGCCGCAACAAGGATAACACCCTCGTTGGACTCGAAGCCGTCCATTTCGACAAGCAACTGGTTCAACGTCTGCTCACGTTCGTCATGCCCGCCGCCGAGACCGGCACCACGCTGACGACCGACAGCATCGATTTCGTCAATAAAGATCAGGCACGGAGCATTTTTCTTTCCCTGCGCGAACAGGTCACGCACACGGGAAGCACCCACGCCCACAAACATTTCAACAAAATCGGAACCGGAAATGGAATAGAAGGGAACACCCGCTTCACCGGCAACGGCACGCGCCAGAAGTGTTTTACCCGTACCGGGACCTCCCACGAGAAGGACGCCCTTGGGGATACGTCCGCCAAGCCGGGTAAACCGACGGGGTTCACGCAGGAAATCGACCACCTCGGAAAGCTCTTCCTTGGCTTCGTCAACGCCTGCCACATCGTCAAAGGTGACCTTGGCGGTCTCTTCGTTGATGAGTCGAGCCTTGGACCGGCCAAAACTCATGGCACCGCGGCCACCGCCTCCACCGCCCTGCATCTGACGCATGAAGAAAATCCAGACGCCGATAAGAAGCAGCATGGGGAACCACGACAACAAGAGCGTCATGTACCACGGGGATTCATCCGGCGGCTCCGCCTTCACCTCCACGCCTTTCTTGATAAGCGTGTCAATGAGCTTGGGATCGTCGGGGGTGTAGACCTGAAATTTCTCACCGGAACTCTTCATACCGATGATTTTCTGCCCCTGAATCTTGACCTCAGCCACGCCGCCGCTGTCCACCATGGACAGGAATGCACTGTAGGACGGATTGTCCTGCGGCATCGGGGGCTGATTGAAAAGGTTGAACAAGACGACCATCAAAACAAAAATGATCGCCCATATAACCAGATTTTTCATGTGGTTGTTCAAATGAAATTCCTCCGGGGGCGCAGGTCGATCACCTCGCCGCCCTCTTGAGTGGACCGCTGCACGGGGTTGCGGCCATAGTTTGCAAACATGTTGGAGTCTAGAGTAATGTCCTCGTATGAAAAATCAAGGGATACGAGGCAAAAAAACCCCCGTATCCCATTTTTTCTGACAATTTCCTATTTTAAAGACACTAGCCATGCCTCAAGATCGGCAACTTGTCTGACCACTGAGGCCGGTCCGGTGCCTCCGGGCGAGGTTCGGCGCTCGACCGCAGTCTTGTAATCAAGCACTTCGAAAACATCGTCCTCAATCTCTGCGGAAAACTCCTTGAAGTCGGCAAGGCTCAGGTCTTCCAACCCGACACCCTTCCCTTCTGCAAAGGCAACAGCAGCCCCTGTAATATGATGTGCTTCACGGAACGGTACGCCCTTTGCGGCAAGATAGTCCGCAAGTTCAGTGGCGTTGAGAAACCCTCGTTCCACCGTAGCGAGCATCTTTTCAGGCACGAATTCAAGCTGCCTGAGCATGCCGTTCATGATGCCGAGCGAAGCCGAGACGGTCTTGTCCGCGTCAAAAAACGGTTCCTTGTCTTCCTGCAAATCACGATTGTACGTCATGGGCAATCCCTTGAGAAGCACAAGCAGGCCGGTCAGGGACCCGACAACGCGACCGGTCTTGCCACGCATGAGTTCGCAGGCATCCGGATTCTTCTTCTGCGGCATGATGGAAGAGCCGGTCGCATATTGGTCCGGCAGTTTCACATACCCGAAATTGGGGTTGGCCCAAATGATGATCTCTTCGCACATGCGGGAAAGATGCGTCATGATGAGACTTCCCGCGAACACGGCTTCCAACACGAAATCACGGTCGGAAACAGCGTCCATGGAATTGGCAAAGATGGTATCCATGCCGAGGTCGTCAGCCACTGCCTGCGGATTCACAGGATGGGTGGTTCCGGCCAATGCGGCAGCGCCCAGCGGCATGACACGCACCCGCTTCAGGCAATCGGTCACGCGCTCGTAATCACGCTTGAACATCTGGCAGTAGGCAAGCAGATGATGCGCCAGACTGACGGGCTGGGCAGGCTGAAAATGCGTGCAACCGGGCAGCAGCGTGTCGCCATGCACCTTGGCACGAACGATATAGGTCTCAATGAGCGAAAGCAGATATTCCTGCCATGCAGCCAGCCGTGCGGCCACATGCAGACGGAAATCCAGCGCCACCTGATCGTTGCGGCTGCGCGCAGTATGCAGCTTGCCGCCGACAGCACCGATGATTTCGGTCAGGCGCGACTCGATGTTCATGTGGACGTCTTCCATTTCGGTCTTCCACACGAACTCACCAGCCTCGATCTCGGCCTTGACCGCATCGAGTCCGTCACAAATCTGTTTGGCCTCTTCTTTGGTCAGGAATCCCTGCTTCGCAAGCACACGGGCATGAGCCTGTGACCCGCGAATATCCTCGGCATACAACTGCCAGTCATAGGATACGGATTCGGAATATGCTTCCATGGAAGCGGCCGTACCTTGGGCAAACCGGCCGCCCCACATTTTCTTCTGTGCCATATTTTAGCTCTCGCAGGTGTCTTCGACGTCCTTGCCGCCCCACTTGGACTGCTGCATGCGGCCCTTGAGGCGCAATCCGACCAACTTAATGAACCCTTCGGCATCGGCCTGATCGTAAATGTAGTCTTCCTCGAATGTCGCCAGTTCCGGGTTGTACATGGAGAACGGGGACTTGCGGCCCAACGGTACGCAATTGCCCTTGTACAACTTCACGCGGACAGTACCGGTGACCTTCTCCTGTGATTTGTCGATCATGGCCTGCATGGCTTCACGTTCCGGAGAGAACCAGTAGCCGTTGTAGACCATGGTCGCGTATTTCGGAATCAGGCTGTCGCGTAGATGCATCATCTCACGGTCCATGCACAGTCCTTCAAGGTCGCGATGGGCCGCAGCGAGGATGGTGCCGCCGGGAGTCTCGTACACGCCGCGTGACTTCATGCCCACGAAACGGTTTTCAACCATATCGACACGGCCGATACCGTGCTTTCCGCCCAGTTCGTTGAGCTTGGCGAGCAATGCAGCCGGAGAGTACTTGACGCTGTTGATGGCGATGGGATCACCGGCTTCGAAATCAATGGTGATCTCTTCCGGCTCATCCGGGCACATCTCTGGGGGCGTGATGTTGCGGTAGCAGTCCGGGCCGGGGGAATTCCACGGATCTTCCAACTCGCCACCCTCAAAAGAGGTGTGCAGCAGGTTGGCGTCGATGGACCACGGCTTCTTGCGGCTCACCGGAATGGGGATGCCATTATCCTTGGCAAAATTCATGAGGTCGGTGCGGGACTTGAGTTCCCACTCGCGCCACGGGGCAATGGTCCGCAGACGCGGGTTGAGAGCCATGGTCGCCAGTTCGAAACGAACCTGATCATTTCCCTTGCCCGTAGCACCGTGAGACACGGCCTGAGCGCCTTCAAGCTCGGCGATTTCCACCATGCGCTTGGAGATCAGAGGACGGGCGATAGCGGTACCGAGCAGGTAACGGCCTTCGTAGAGGGCATTGGCACGGAACATAGGGAAGACGTAATCGCGGACAAATTCCTCACGCATGTCTTCGACATATGCCTTGCAGGCACCGGTTGCCATGGCCTTTTCATCAATGCCGTCCATTTCCTCACCCTGACCGAGGTCTGCGGTCATGGTGACGACTTCACAGTCATAGTGGTTCTTGATCCACTTGAGGATAATGGACGTATCCAGCCCGCCGGAATAGGCGAGAACGACTTTTTCTATTTTACTCATTTGATTATTTCCCTACGATTCTATCTATCTTGATTATTTATAAATCCATTCAAGAATGGCTTTTTGCATGTGCAGCCGGTTCTCGGCCTGATCCCAAACAATCGAAGCCGGACTTTCAAACACGCTTTCACTGACTTCCTCGCCCCGGTGAGCAGGCAGGCAATGCATGAATTTCGCGCCGTCAACGGCCTTTGCCATAAGCGCCTCGTTCACTTCGAAGCCGGCAAAAGCGACTTCACGCTTCTTCTGCTCTTCTTCCTGTCCCATGGACGCCCACACATCGGTATGGACATACTGTGCTCCGGCCACGGCTTCTGCCGGGTCGCGGGTCACGGAAACCTTGGCTCCAAGGCTGACGGCCTTGTCCAGAATGGCCTGATCGGGATCATACCCTTCAGGGCAGGCGACACACAGTTCGTAACCGAAGGTTGCCGAACCGTTGATGAAGGAATGCACCATGTTATTGCCGTCACCGACCCAGGCGAGCTTGAGCTCATCCAGCTTCGGAGTCCGCTCATACATGGTCAGCATATCGCTCATGATCTGACAGGGATGGTATTCATCGGTCAGCGCGTTGACCACCGGGATATCGCCGTATTCGACCAGGGTTTCGAGCTTTTCCTGGCCGAATGTTCGCACGATGAGTCCATCCGCAAATCGCGAAAGTACGCGTGCGGTATCCTTGAGCGGTTCACTGCGGCCCAGTTGGGAATCCCTGGAGGTAATAAAAACAGGGTCACCGCCCAGATGGCGGACGCCCACCTCGAAGGACACACGGGTCCGAGTGGAAGCCTTTTCAAAAATCAGCAGCAGCGTTTTCCCTGCCAGAAGATCAGTGCGGACATTGTTGTCCTTCATCTCTTTGGCACGCAAAAGTACCTGCTGGGCCTCATCTCTGGGGATATCCAGAATTGTCAAAAAATGCTTGGTCATCGTGCATCAGCTCCATCATTGATTGCCAATAATTGTGAAAGGAATGAAGATTGTCCCATATTCATATGAATGTAAAGCAATTTACAACAGTGATTCCAAGGAACAAAACAAATTGAAGACAAAAGAAATAAAAGAATATCAAGGAGTAATCTGTTCCACGAAAAGCAGGCCGCCGAATCGCAACTGATTGATTGTCATCGACTTGACCGGATCGCCAAGCGAATTGAAAGAAATCGTCCCCGTAATTCCCTTGACCCCGTTAGTTTCACTCAAAGCATCCCTGACCTTCTTCCTGTTCAGGGAACCACTGCGCCGAACCGCATCGGCAAGTACGGTCATGCAATCATAGGTCAAAGCAGGCGCATTGGTCTTGATCGGTCCGTACACCGATTCAAATTTTCGGACGAATTCTTTCGATTCCGGAGTGTTGACCCATCGACTCCAGTGATTCGAATAATATACTCCTTCGGCATCAAAACCGATTTCGTCATACAGCTTCAACCCAATGCCGTCACCACTAAGAAATTTCGAATTCACGCCCTGCTGCTTGGCCGCAACCAGAAATCCCCCCACATGCTTGAAAGAATCGGGTATGAAAACAACGTCAGGTTTGAGTCCCGCTACAGCACGAATGATATCGTCATGCAAAACGACATCAGAGCCATAATTGCCGCGCCAAAGCAAACGCCCATGCCCAGACTCAAAAGTGGAAATGAAAGTCTCGGCGAGGTGCTCGCTATAGGGACGCTTTTCATTCACCAGCACCACTGCGGTCGCAGCCTGAAGATTTGTCAATGCGAATTGGGCCAGCCCTTTTCCCTGAAAATCGTCAGTGAAACTTATTCGGAAAATACAATCCCCGACCCTTGTCACATCCGGATTTGTCGAAAGCGGACTGATCATCGGGATACCTGCGGGTTGCAGAATTTTCGCAGCAGCAAGAGAATTGGAACTCCACGCCGCACCGACAACCGCGAGAACATCGGCCTTGACAGCCTGTCTGGCTGCATTGATGCTGCCCTCGGGGGTGCTCTTGTTATCAAATTCAATGAGCACAACGTGATGACCGAGAAAACCACCGTGGGCATTGATTTCCGCAGCGGCAAACCGTGCGGCATCGGCAATTCTCAAACCGGAACGAGCCGCATCACCCGTCTTGGCGGAAATAATTCCGACCCTCACGATTTTGTCGGCAGCACATGCCTGTCCGGCCCAAAACAGCGACCAGACAGCACACAAAAGAATAGCCACTCGAAAAATGTGACTACATGCTCCGAACAAATGTTTTCCCATCATCCCCCTCCAAAAGGCTGACCATTCTTAGCATAGCCCACAGAGGGAATGAATTATTTTAATGATTCTGTAGCCATTCGTAGAACTGGCTCAAGGAAAGCTGACGGCTTGCAGGGCCGCTCCGAACGTAAAATTCCTCATTCTGGCCATTCTTCAAGATGGCGGGAACAGCAGCCGGAATGCAGAATACACGAAGAACTGATTTCCCCTGCACCTCGATGACAGCGGTATCAATATACCGGGCAAACTCTGCCCCGAAGTGCTGATTGACCAGGTTGTTGAAATGCAGGAGAGCCTTATCCGCGTTACCGAATTTATCCTCTTCAAATCCCGCCACGACACCGTCGTCGGCGACTCCCACAAACAGGGTACCGCCAGCGGAGTTCATGAAACCGGCTACGGTCTTCATGCTGGCATGTTCAATCTCACGGCCATTCTTGCCGGACTTGAGGTTGAATCGAAGTGTCTGCTTGAATTCAAGCTCACTGCTCTCGCCTTCTGCGATAAGCCGAAGCACATCCTGCGCGGAGACCGGCATCTTCTGCTTGAGGCCGAGCGCCTGAATCCGAGCCCGATTTCTGTGCAAAACAAAAAGGGCTCCTGCCGCGAGGACGACCAGAAGACCGCCAAAAACCTGAAGAAAAGTATCGCTCGTCAAGGCGGAAACTATATTCTTGCGCGGAACAGCCACGCCCAGAGACATTGTATCGCCAAACACGGACAACGGCAGGACATATCCCCACCACGCTTCCTTATCGACAGAAAATAAAAAAGGCGCTTTGCGGTACTTGCCACCGGAAGCAAGCAGAGCCGAAGCTTGGGCTATAACCGGATCTGAAACATTATTCGCTTCCAGAGCGTGGCTTGCCCTGTCCCCCTGAATTTCTGTCTGAGCAGCGCCTTCGATAGGCAAGACCTTACCGCTGTCCCAAAAAAGAAACACCTTTTCCGCGCTGCCTCTTTCCGCCCCGCCAAGACGACTGACAACAGTATCAACAGGAAAGACATAGGACATCATGTAATTCTGCCCATTGACGACGATCAGTGTCGATGCTGTGAGCCACGACTCTCCGGCATCATAATAACGATACGAACTGCGCCAATTGACCTGACCGGGCATGAGATGCTTGAACTCATTGGCGAGAATATCATTGAATTCCGTGTTGTCATCATGAATATTCTTGGCTTTTTCAGCCGCCGAACCATCTGCTTTCAACAGGGTAATGCGCGTCGTACCGCCATCTTCCCGCATCGGAACCACTTCCTGCAAACCGGATTGCTGGCGGGTAAGCATGTAACGAAGCCCTTCCCCGTCTGACACCATGACGGCAGTCAGGGCACCATGCTTTTTGAGCACCCGGGAAAACGACGTCCGCAAAGATGATGGTTTGAGACTCGCCAGAACATCCACTCCCATCTCGTCGTTGGAACTGGTCACCGCGTTAATAAGCACGGTCACAGCTCCCGAAAGTCCTCGCGCCGAGCTTTCCACAGCCACGGCAGCAGCATCGCGGCGAACCTCCCGCACTCCCCAGAAAGCCAGCGCCCCCACGGCGACAACCGTGAAAATCACACCGTAAAAAAGGATATTGTAAAGCTTCTTTCCCTTAATGGCATTTCGGCTCGACATCAACGACCTCTGCATTCGGTTCAGGAGAATTCAAGAAGGACACGATCAACTGCCGCATCGGTCAAATCATACATTTCATCGCCATGGTCATATCCGGCCAGATGGAGCGTGCCATGAGCAATCAACCTCGCCATATGACCGAGTGGAGACTGGCCGTAAAGAGCGGCTTCACGCGACAGCGCATCCACGGAAAGAGCGAGTTCGCCAAGATAAACGTCTTCCGAACCTTCCTCCGGGGCCTCGGCCGCATCATCAGCCGGAAAACTCAAAATATTGGTGGGACCGGTACAGCCCAAAAAGCCCTTGTTCAGACGAGCTATTTCCGCATCATCAACCAGCTTGAGCGTCACGGAATGCCCGATCAGGTCCAAGGCATCAAGAATGGATGCGCCTATCTCGCCGAGCTCTCGGCGGGACAAGGGAAAATGCGGATCAAGCCGCGTTTCTCGAATCACCCTGAAACCTGAATCCATTACCTGTCCTTCTCACTCTCGTAGCGGTCATAGGCGCGAACAATACGCCCTACAAGCGGATGCCGAACAACATCATTTTCATCAAATTCAACGACCTTGACCCCTTTCACGTCCGTCAGAATGCTACGGGCATGCAACAGGCCGGACTTGGCATGAATCGGCAGATCGATCTGCGTGACATCACCGGTGACGACCGCACGCGAACCGAATCCGAGCCGCGTCAAAAACATCTTCATCTGCTCTGGCGTGGTGTTCTGGGCCTCGTCCAAAATGATGAATGCGTCATTCAGGGTCCGCCCGCGCATGAATGCCAGCGGAGCCACCTCAATGACGCCGGTTTCCTGATAATCCTGCACCCTGGCAAAATCGAGCATGTCGTGCAGCGCATCGTAAAGCGGCCTCAGGTAGGGATTGATTTTCTCAGCCAGATCACCGGGCAGGAACCCGAGTTTCTCTCCGGCCTCAACAGCGGGACGAGTCAACACGATGCGCTTGACCTCGCG from uncultured Pseudodesulfovibrio sp. includes the following:
- the argH gene encoding argininosuccinate lyase translates to MAQKKMWGGRFAQGTAASMEAYSESVSYDWQLYAEDIRGSQAHARVLAKQGFLTKEEAKQICDGLDAVKAEIEAGEFVWKTEMEDVHMNIESRLTEIIGAVGGKLHTARSRNDQVALDFRLHVAARLAAWQEYLLSLIETYIVRAKVHGDTLLPGCTHFQPAQPVSLAHHLLAYCQMFKRDYERVTDCLKRVRVMPLGAAALAGTTHPVNPQAVADDLGMDTIFANSMDAVSDRDFVLEAVFAGSLIMTHLSRMCEEIIIWANPNFGYVKLPDQYATGSSIMPQKKNPDACELMRGKTGRVVGSLTGLLVLLKGLPMTYNRDLQEDKEPFFDADKTVSASLGIMNGMLRQLEFVPEKMLATVERGFLNATELADYLAAKGVPFREAHHITGAAVAFAEGKGVGLEDLSLADFKEFSAEIEDDVFEVLDYKTAVERRTSPGGTGPASVVRQVADLEAWLVSLK
- a CDS encoding argininosuccinate synthase — its product is MSKIEKVVLAYSGGLDTSIILKWIKNHYDCEVVTMTADLGQGEEMDGIDEKAMATGACKAYVEDMREEFVRDYVFPMFRANALYEGRYLLGTAIARPLISKRMVEIAELEGAQAVSHGATGKGNDQVRFELATMALNPRLRTIAPWREWELKSRTDLMNFAKDNGIPIPVSRKKPWSIDANLLHTSFEGGELEDPWNSPGPDCYRNITPPEMCPDEPEEITIDFEAGDPIAINSVKYSPAALLAKLNELGGKHGIGRVDMVENRFVGMKSRGVYETPGGTILAAAHRDLEGLCMDREMMHLRDSLIPKYATMVYNGYWFSPEREAMQAMIDKSQEKVTGTVRVKLYKGNCVPLGRKSPFSMYNPELATFEEDYIYDQADAEGFIKLVGLRLKGRMQQSKWGGKDVEDTCES
- the argF gene encoding ornithine carbamoyltransferase; translated protein: MTKHFLTILDIPRDEAQQVLLRAKEMKDNNVRTDLLAGKTLLLIFEKASTRTRVSFEVGVRHLGGDPVFITSRDSQLGRSEPLKDTARVLSRFADGLIVRTFGQEKLETLVEYGDIPVVNALTDEYHPCQIMSDMLTMYERTPKLDELKLAWVGDGNNMVHSFINGSATFGYELCVACPEGYDPDQAILDKAVSLGAKVSVTRDPAEAVAGAQYVHTDVWASMGQEEEQKKREVAFAGFEVNEALMAKAVDGAKFMHCLPAHRGEEVSESVFESPASIVWDQAENRLHMQKAILEWIYK
- a CDS encoding ABC transporter substrate-binding protein, with amino-acid sequence MRVGIISAKTGDAARSGLRIADAARFAAAEINAHGGFLGHHVVLIEFDNKSTPEGSINAARQAVKADVLAVVGAAWSSNSLAAAKILQPAGIPMISPLSTNPDVTRVGDCIFRISFTDDFQGKGLAQFALTNLQAATAVVLVNEKRPYSEHLAETFISTFESGHGRLLWRGNYGSDVVLHDDIIRAVAGLKPDVVFIPDSFKHVGGFLVAAKQQGVNSKFLSGDGIGLKLYDEIGFDAEGVYYSNHWSRWVNTPESKEFVRKFESVYGPIKTNAPALTYDCMTVLADAVRRSGSLNRKKVRDALSETNGVKGITGTISFNSLGDPVKSMTINQLRFGGLLFVEQITP
- a CDS encoding ATP-binding protein, translated to MSSRNAIKGKKLYNILFYGVIFTVVAVGALAFWGVREVRRDAAAVAVESSARGLSGAVTVLINAVTSSNDEMGVDVLASLKPSSLRTSFSRVLKKHGALTAVMVSDGEGLRYMLTRQQSGLQEVVPMREDGGTTRITLLKADGSAAEKAKNIHDDNTEFNDILANEFKHLMPGQVNWRSSYRYYDAGESWLTASTLIVVNGQNYMMSYVFPVDTVVSRLGGAERGSAEKVFLFWDSGKVLPIEGAAQTEIQGDRASHALEANNVSDPVIAQASALLASGGKYRKAPFLFSVDKEAWWGYVLPLSVFGDTMSLGVAVPRKNIVSALTSDTFLQVFGGLLVVLAAGALFVLHRNRARIQALGLKQKMPVSAQDVLRLIAEGESSELEFKQTLRFNLKSGKNGREIEHASMKTVAGFMNSAGGTLFVGVADDGVVAGFEEDKFGNADKALLHFNNLVNQHFGAEFARYIDTAVIEVQGKSVLRVFCIPAAVPAILKNGQNEEFYVRSGPASRQLSLSQFYEWLQNH
- the ybeY gene encoding rRNA maturation RNase YbeY, whose translation is MDSGFRVIRETRLDPHFPLSRRELGEIGASILDALDLIGHSVTLKLVDDAEIARLNKGFLGCTGPTNILSFPADDAAEAPEEGSEDVYLGELALSVDALSREAALYGQSPLGHMARLIAHGTLHLAGYDHGDEMYDLTDAAVDRVLLEFS
- a CDS encoding PhoH family protein, which produces MSALKLEFDDSQLASQLFGPQNQHLKLLSERLDVSIESRGSTLTVSAADGDEGRVDTAGQVLSQLYAMLKAGKNIYPQDVDFACRILERQPAADVSDVFKESVYATSGKRTISPKSINQREYLDAIRESDLTFGIGPAGTGKTYLAVAMAVGALLRREVKRIVLTRPAVEAGEKLGFLPGDLAEKINPYLRPLYDALHDMLDFARVQDYQETGVIEVAPLAFMRGRTLNDAFIILDEAQNTTPEQMKMFLTRLGFGSRAVVTGDVTQIDLPIHAKSGLLHARSILTDVKGVKVVEFDENDVVRHPLVGRIVRAYDRYESEKDR